The Sediminispirochaeta smaragdinae DSM 11293 genome has a segment encoding these proteins:
- a CDS encoding GntR family transcriptional regulator — MGKNRSDDMSYGAGKVADRWKVDSVPLYVKVKERIIEMIEDGEFVGNRLPPENMLSERLSVSRASIREALAALSREGIVSKRHGIGNLIHRSTLRSRMRIDRYVDFSEILRDAGHRVRFERTAYHWLPGEETLCIEACYIADEKPAIMVKVLVPSEMLASDPLKDDCLYNTLPDFLNTYACEPVSHSLCYFKPAAASDATSRQLDVPPGAPILEWKESFYSIFDKILAKTTIHFNPEIVSFSLLRKWE, encoded by the coding sequence ATGGGAAAAAATAGGTCTGATGATATGAGCTATGGTGCCGGAAAAGTAGCCGATAGGTGGAAGGTCGACTCTGTTCCGCTCTATGTAAAGGTAAAAGAACGCATCATTGAGATGATAGAGGATGGAGAGTTTGTCGGTAATCGGCTTCCTCCCGAAAACATGTTGTCCGAGCGCCTGAGTGTCAGCAGGGCAAGCATTAGGGAGGCCCTGGCCGCCTTGAGTCGGGAGGGTATCGTATCGAAACGGCATGGAATCGGCAATTTGATTCATCGGAGTACCCTCCGGTCTCGTATGAGGATCGACCGGTATGTGGATTTTTCTGAGATATTACGGGATGCCGGGCACCGGGTTCGGTTTGAACGTACCGCTTACCATTGGTTACCGGGGGAGGAGACCCTGTGCATTGAGGCGTGCTATATTGCAGATGAAAAACCCGCAATCATGGTAAAGGTCCTTGTTCCTTCAGAGATGCTTGCTTCCGATCCTCTTAAGGATGATTGCCTTTACAACACACTTCCTGATTTTCTCAATACCTATGCATGCGAACCTGTTTCGCATTCTCTCTGTTATTTCAAACCTGCCGCAGCATCGGATGCGACTTCCCGTCAATTAGACGTGCCGCCCGGCGCTCCGATCCTCGAGTGGAAGGAATCTTTTTACAGCATCTTTGACAAGATTCTTGCAAAAACGACCATTCACTTCAATCCGGAGATTGTGTCGTTTTCCCTCTTACGAAAATGGGAGTAA
- a CDS encoding energy-coupling factor ABC transporter ATP-binding protein, translated as MEEEHTIVRFEDVWYHYPRTKAWSLKEITLSIKKGEFIAVIGENGAGKTTFCKCLNGIIPHTERGLLKGRVITSGLDTKTAYTSELALHVGIVLEDPDTQLFTTTVLNEVAFGPENLRQDPKEIRETARWALGVVGLEGFEDRPPTALSGGQKQRVAIASVLSMRPEIIVLDEPTSQLDPLGTEEVFEVVSQLRSRYGMTIIMSSHKMEEIVRFADRILVLHHGEVAAFDTPEQVFRNEELFSEVQVAIPSTVELAGYLQKRNVPVSLFSSVEEGESEIRRCLRGAGERS; from the coding sequence ATGGAAGAGGAACATACAATCGTCCGCTTCGAGGATGTCTGGTATCACTATCCCAGGACAAAGGCGTGGAGCCTAAAAGAAATCACGCTTTCTATCAAAAAAGGGGAGTTTATTGCCGTCATCGGCGAAAATGGCGCAGGAAAAACGACATTCTGTAAATGCCTGAACGGCATCATACCCCATACCGAACGAGGCCTATTGAAGGGGCGGGTGATAACATCGGGTTTGGACACAAAAACCGCATATACCTCGGAGTTGGCACTGCATGTCGGTATCGTGCTTGAAGATCCTGATACGCAGCTCTTTACCACAACGGTTTTGAATGAGGTTGCCTTCGGACCGGAAAACCTGCGGCAGGATCCCAAGGAAATCAGAGAAACCGCGCGTTGGGCCTTAGGGGTCGTGGGGCTTGAGGGCTTTGAAGACCGCCCTCCCACCGCTCTTTCCGGAGGCCAAAAGCAGCGTGTTGCCATAGCTTCAGTTCTTTCCATGCGCCCCGAAATCATCGTTCTCGATGAACCGACGAGTCAACTCGATCCCTTGGGCACCGAGGAGGTCTTTGAAGTGGTTAGCCAGTTGCGTAGCCGCTACGGCATGACCATCATTATGTCGTCGCATAAGATGGAAGAGATCGTCCGTTTTGCCGATAGAATACTGGTTCTTCACCATGGAGAGGTTGCCGCTTTCGACACCCCGGAACAGGTATTTCGAAATGAGGAGCTCTTTTCCGAGGTTCAGGTGGCCATACCGTCGACGGTCGAACTTGCAGGCTATCTGCAGAAACGTAATGTACCGGTTTCCCTCTTTTCATCTGTCGAAGAGGGTGAGAGCGAAATACGAAGGTGCCTAAGAGGTGCCGGGGAGCGATCATGA
- a CDS encoding dihydropteroate synthase has protein sequence MLVIGGDINVGIEGIGDIFDRRDEAALISLARRQVEFGASAVGINLAGRGDEVADLLWASKIIQAACSVPLAFDCPDLEHIEAGLSVYEEKWGAAVLNSTTAEAAKLKASCRLAADRGMILIALPTTGVGLEKSGDQFLELSGRIVDAALSAGLTPSRLYIDPMLKPVAVSDLSGCQFLDRLHIVRKAFPEVGTICGIDNISHGLPARALLSSMFLAMAMAEGLSGVIMRSGELHYGALRAGAALLGCDQFCSTYIASWRSGAWDNIVRIE, from the coding sequence ATGCTGGTCATCGGTGGGGATATCAATGTCGGCATCGAGGGGATAGGGGACATCTTCGACCGGCGGGATGAGGCAGCACTGATATCGCTTGCCCGAAGGCAGGTTGAGTTTGGCGCCTCTGCCGTCGGTATCAACCTTGCGGGAAGAGGCGATGAAGTAGCCGATCTCCTTTGGGCCTCTAAGATTATTCAGGCCGCATGTTCGGTTCCCCTTGCCTTTGACTGTCCCGATCTTGAGCATATCGAGGCAGGTCTCTCTGTCTACGAGGAGAAGTGGGGGGCTGCCGTTCTGAATTCCACCACCGCAGAAGCGGCGAAACTTAAAGCCTCATGCCGTCTTGCCGCCGATCGGGGGATGATCCTGATTGCTCTCCCCACCACCGGAGTGGGCCTTGAGAAATCGGGGGATCAGTTCCTTGAACTGAGTGGGCGCATCGTCGACGCCGCTCTCTCGGCAGGCCTCACCCCCTCCCGCCTCTACATCGATCCGATGCTTAAGCCTGTTGCAGTTTCTGATCTCAGTGGTTGTCAGTTTCTTGACCGGCTTCACATCGTGCGGAAAGCTTTTCCCGAGGTCGGTACGATATGCGGAATAGATAATATATCGCACGGCCTCCCTGCCAGAGCGTTGCTTTCTTCTATGTTTCTTGCAATGGCCATGGCCGAGGGGCTTAGCGGGGTCATCATGAGAAGCGGCGAGTTGCATTATGGAGCCTTGCGAGCCGGGGCTGCGCTTCTTGGATGTGATCAATTCTGCAGTACCTATATTGCCTCATGGAGAAGCGGCGCCTGGGACAACATCGTTCGGATAGAGTGA
- a CDS encoding GntR family transcriptional regulator: protein MSRRRSLLLEAKELFMDELTQGKIPIQGNKLPSEEELARNLDVSRTTMRELLAALHKEGVITKRHGLGNFIHFSALEQGYRIDRTRDFGSLIALGGKRPGYSISSRSLTDDTDEEKLRKAFSLPLSDAGRYVSTRCTFFADGEAAIHCLVFVPEKLLTSRPTDVGEENVYAFLRKYCGQEVEHTLIWFEPTSCDTDLSSCFGIPEGTPIIEWKEQFYNIYDEVICYSLTWFHPVSMKLSMLRKTWEDFSLR, encoded by the coding sequence ATGTCGAGGCGCCGGTCGCTTCTTTTGGAAGCAAAAGAGCTCTTTATGGACGAGCTTACACAGGGAAAGATTCCCATTCAGGGTAATAAACTTCCTTCTGAAGAAGAGCTTGCGCGTAACCTTGACGTCAGCAGGACCACCATGCGGGAACTCCTTGCTGCTCTCCATAAAGAAGGAGTGATCACGAAACGGCACGGACTGGGGAATTTCATCCATTTCAGTGCCCTTGAGCAGGGATATCGTATCGATCGGACCAGAGACTTCGGTTCATTGATAGCCCTCGGCGGTAAGCGTCCCGGCTACAGCATCTCTTCTCGATCACTTACCGATGATACGGATGAAGAAAAACTCAGGAAGGCCTTTTCCCTGCCTCTATCTGATGCAGGACGTTATGTTTCCACTCGTTGCACCTTTTTTGCCGACGGCGAAGCTGCTATCCACTGTCTGGTTTTTGTTCCTGAGAAACTTCTTACAAGTCGGCCCACGGATGTCGGAGAAGAAAATGTCTATGCGTTTTTGCGCAAATATTGCGGCCAAGAGGTGGAGCACACCCTGATCTGGTTTGAACCTACATCGTGTGATACCGACCTCTCTTCCTGCTTCGGGATCCCGGAGGGTACCCCGATCATCGAATGGAAAGAGCAATTCTACAATATCTATGATGAGGTTATCTGTTATTCGCTTACCTGGTTTCATCCTGTTTCCATGAAGCTTTCCATGCTAAGAAAAACATGGGAAGATTTTTCACTTCGTTAA
- a CDS encoding amidohydrolase family protein encodes MIYDCHLHLTDPVDLIVREMDRFGVDRGIVCPSGIARGEEVFDLKGASAMMEAIARSRDRAASLASETVSRWNRQSAEVIRRHSDRLIGFAKLDLRLPQSLLTSLMEEAVDLGFVGFGEILGAETLSERFAFLLAKSADLGGLPIFVHGDYPVTADAIVQIASLVSSVPDTPVILGHLGGDFWITAIEAARETANLYLDSSEVVNLVALRAAAGEVPDKLFYGSDFPWETMGVGLCRINQLGLSEEKRQGILSRNIERVLSGSAVGDGEAL; translated from the coding sequence ATGATCTACGATTGTCATTTACATCTAACCGACCCGGTCGATCTTATAGTTCGTGAGATGGATCGTTTCGGTGTGGATCGGGGCATTGTCTGCCCCTCCGGTATCGCACGCGGCGAGGAGGTCTTCGATCTGAAAGGTGCTTCGGCAATGATGGAGGCCATTGCCCGCTCTCGCGACCGTGCCGCCTCTCTCGCCTCCGAAACGGTGAGCAGGTGGAACCGTCAAAGTGCAGAGGTCATTAGAAGGCATAGCGATCGTCTTATAGGTTTTGCCAAACTTGACCTCCGTCTTCCCCAATCCCTCCTGACAAGCCTCATGGAAGAGGCCGTTGACCTGGGCTTTGTCGGTTTTGGTGAGATACTGGGTGCCGAGACCTTGTCCGAACGTTTCGCTTTTCTCCTTGCAAAATCGGCGGACTTGGGTGGTCTTCCGATATTCGTTCACGGTGATTACCCTGTTACTGCCGATGCCATTGTGCAGATTGCCTCTCTTGTTTCCTCGGTGCCTGATACTCCGGTGATTCTCGGTCATCTTGGGGGCGATTTCTGGATCACGGCAATAGAGGCGGCACGAGAAACCGCAAATCTCTATCTCGATAGTTCGGAGGTCGTCAATCTGGTGGCACTTCGCGCCGCCGCAGGAGAGGTTCCCGATAAACTTTTTTATGGAAGCGATTTTCCCTGGGAAACTATGGGAGTCGGCTTATGCAGGATCAATCAGTTGGGCCTTTCGGAAGAAAAACGTCAGGGGATTCTCTCACGGAACATAGAGAGAGTGCTCAGTGGTTCGGCCGTTGGGGATGGAGAGGCTCTATGA
- a CDS encoding sensor histidine kinase produces the protein MTKVHETTILLVEDSRAVRKSIAAFLNNYGYIVIEAENGEDGIKIFHSREPDVVITDIMMPGISGHEVVKTVVQEAPDTPIIVVSGTGDISDVVKAIQLGTWDYILKPITDLRVLLYSIQRALEKRNLVLQNRRYQQNLETEIAIRTAELQDSLREKEQLLKEVHHRVKNNLQIITSLLNLQIGIETCEECTTPMEKMKNRINSMALVHEQLYNTEDLSSIPFDHYIDELTAELKESYYLFNDQASAVTIESEIDDATFPIEIAVPLGLIVNELVTNSLRYAFDEAKSGKIYITLHHRNGEFHLSVSDNGKGLPEGVFPEGSGKTLGFVLISTLTEQLGGKLSISSKDGTKVYIVFPQKKW, from the coding sequence ATGACCAAAGTCCACGAGACGACGATCCTCCTTGTGGAAGACAGCAGGGCTGTACGAAAGAGCATAGCTGCTTTCTTGAATAATTATGGCTATATCGTCATAGAAGCTGAAAACGGGGAAGATGGAATCAAAATTTTTCACAGCCGCGAACCGGATGTCGTGATAACGGATATCATGATGCCGGGAATAAGCGGCCACGAGGTCGTTAAGACGGTTGTGCAAGAGGCTCCGGATACCCCTATCATTGTTGTTTCGGGAACCGGGGACATCTCGGATGTCGTGAAGGCCATTCAACTTGGTACCTGGGATTACATTCTAAAACCGATAACCGATCTGCGCGTTCTCCTCTACAGCATACAAAGGGCCCTTGAAAAACGGAATCTGGTTCTTCAGAACCGACGCTATCAGCAGAATCTGGAAACGGAGATTGCGATACGGACCGCTGAGCTGCAGGATTCCCTGCGGGAAAAAGAACAGCTTCTGAAGGAGGTACACCACAGGGTAAAAAACAATCTGCAGATCATAACAAGTCTCCTAAATCTTCAAATAGGAATCGAAACCTGTGAAGAGTGTACAACCCCGATGGAAAAGATGAAGAACAGGATAAACTCTATGGCGCTGGTACATGAACAGCTGTACAACACCGAAGACCTCAGCTCCATTCCCTTCGATCATTACATTGATGAGCTGACGGCAGAATTGAAAGAAAGCTATTATCTATTCAACGACCAGGCCTCTGCCGTGACCATAGAATCGGAGATCGACGATGCAACCTTCCCAATTGAAATCGCCGTTCCCCTTGGGCTCATCGTAAACGAATTGGTCACCAATAGTCTCCGCTATGCATTCGACGAGGCGAAATCAGGAAAAATATATATCACCCTTCATCATCGAAACGGAGAATTTCATCTTTCGGTCAGTGATAACGGGAAGGGTTTACCTGAAGGTGTCTTCCCTGAGGGCAGCGGAAAGACATTAGGATTTGTCCTCATATCAACCCTGACCGAACAGCTCGGCGGCAAACTAAGTATCTCAAGCAAAGACGGAACGAAGGTTTATATCGTTTTCCCTCAAAAAAAGTGGTAA
- a CDS encoding energy-coupling factor ABC transporter ATP-binding protein: MKSDSVVSIKALSCTYPGGVEALKDIDLEIYRNQFVGIIGQNGAGKSTLLQHMIGLLKPKQGEVKVLDTDTRSMAVSQLATKVGFVLQNPDLQLFAPTVREEVAFGPSNLGIEGRELEERVTSSLETVGLGNQLESFPLTLSKGDRAKVVIASVLAMNPEIIILDEPTCGQDHKGNTQIMDIATSLRNAGKTIIVVTHNMDLIARYAERIIVLKKGRIHMDGSVREIFSRPEELLETHIKPPYITRLGQRLDDCLGREETYLNVEELGESVVRRACETGTLPAGHIIPKRE; this comes from the coding sequence ATGAAATCTGATTCCGTTGTCTCGATCAAGGCATTATCCTGTACCTATCCCGGTGGGGTGGAAGCATTAAAAGATATCGATCTTGAGATCTATAGGAATCAATTCGTGGGAATCATTGGGCAAAATGGTGCGGGAAAGTCGACCCTTTTGCAGCATATGATCGGTCTTCTTAAGCCGAAACAGGGAGAGGTGAAGGTCCTCGACACCGATACGCGATCGATGGCAGTATCCCAGTTGGCTACCAAGGTCGGATTTGTCCTCCAGAATCCCGATCTTCAGCTCTTTGCCCCCACCGTTCGGGAGGAGGTCGCCTTCGGACCCTCCAATCTTGGAATCGAGGGACGGGAGTTGGAAGAGCGGGTGACCAGCTCGCTGGAGACAGTTGGCCTTGGCAATCAATTGGAAAGTTTTCCCCTTACCTTGAGTAAGGGAGACAGGGCCAAGGTCGTCATTGCCTCGGTTCTGGCGATGAATCCCGAGATCATCATTCTGGATGAGCCAACCTGTGGACAGGATCATAAGGGAAACACCCAGATCATGGATATCGCCACTTCCCTGCGTAATGCAGGAAAGACCATCATTGTCGTTACCCATAACATGGACCTGATAGCCCGCTATGCAGAGCGTATCATCGTCCTGAAGAAGGGGAGGATTCACATGGATGGTTCGGTACGTGAAATCTTTTCCCGACCAGAGGAACTTTTGGAGACGCATATAAAACCGCCCTATATCACAAGGTTGGGCCAACGCCTTGACGATTGCTTGGGCAGAGAAGAAACATATCTGAACGTTGAAGAACTTGGGGAATCGGTTGTCCGGAGAGCCTGTGAGACAGGTACTCTACCGGCCGGCCATATAATCCCGAAAAGGGAATAA
- a CDS encoding NAD(P)/FAD-dependent oxidoreductase, producing MKRHAEVVVVGAGVVGLSVAYHLAVRGRRVLLLDACAPGYGASGGNLGQISVMDREPAIQLAWTNETLSLYRRLEEEEGLDFEANYSGGLLLFCSAEQKEQGLALMERQRRRGVPIELVEGSALKGIEPHLDTGRLLGALYSSREGSIMPLKVVSGLTEASRRHGVEICAPCRVTGFRVDSGRVKSVVTKKEEIETDCVVLAAGAWSREVAAFLGMELPVYYHKGTAFVTRPIPPLVRTVVVSGGFLTNRPLTNRIVGLGVAQHPNGSLIIGQATEPGRDYERDLSVEGVYETVRNFLRYFPDLGSLEIIRSWAANTTFTPDGLPVFGFSPEFGNLFVASGLKGAFSTAPAAGNMAATMICRGGGSALSPAEWNDILQEWKLDPCDLDSIRPNRRLVPHG from the coding sequence ATGAAGCGCCATGCCGAGGTCGTTGTGGTCGGTGCAGGGGTTGTCGGACTCTCCGTGGCCTATCATCTTGCCGTCCGGGGACGAAGGGTCCTTCTTCTGGATGCCTGCGCTCCGGGATATGGGGCATCGGGGGGGAATCTCGGCCAGATTTCGGTGATGGATCGGGAACCTGCGATTCAGCTTGCCTGGACCAATGAAACCCTTTCCCTCTACCGGAGGCTGGAAGAGGAGGAAGGACTTGATTTCGAGGCGAATTACTCCGGTGGACTCTTACTCTTTTGTTCGGCTGAACAAAAAGAACAGGGCCTGGCTCTGATGGAGCGGCAGCGGCGGCGAGGGGTTCCGATAGAGCTGGTCGAAGGTTCCGCCTTAAAGGGAATCGAACCGCATCTTGATACCGGCAGGCTCCTCGGCGCTCTTTACTCTTCCCGGGAAGGGAGTATTATGCCCTTAAAGGTTGTGTCGGGACTGACGGAGGCCTCCCGCAGGCATGGTGTCGAGATTTGTGCACCTTGCCGCGTGACAGGGTTTCGAGTGGATTCCGGAAGGGTGAAGAGTGTTGTTACGAAAAAGGAAGAGATTGAAACCGATTGCGTCGTATTGGCCGCAGGGGCGTGGAGTCGTGAGGTTGCTGCCTTTCTCGGTATGGAACTTCCTGTCTATTACCACAAGGGAACGGCTTTTGTTACCCGTCCGATTCCTCCTCTTGTACGAACGGTTGTCGTGAGTGGTGGTTTCCTTACCAATAGGCCGCTTACCAATCGCATTGTAGGCCTAGGTGTCGCTCAGCATCCGAATGGTTCGCTGATCATCGGCCAGGCAACCGAACCCGGAAGGGATTACGAGAGAGATCTGAGCGTAGAGGGGGTATACGAGACGGTACGTAATTTTCTTCGCTATTTCCCCGATCTCGGCAGCCTTGAAATTATTCGATCCTGGGCGGCCAATACGACCTTTACTCCCGACGGGCTGCCTGTTTTCGGTTTTTCTCCGGAGTTTGGCAATCTCTTTGTTGCCTCCGGCCTAAAAGGCGCCTTTTCCACCGCCCCTGCGGCAGGGAACATGGCTGCCACAATGATCTGCCGTGGCGGTGGCTCGGCGCTATCTCCGGCGGAATGGAACGATATCTTGCAAGAGTGGAAGCTTGATCCTTGTGATCTTGATTCGATACGTCCGAACAGGAGGCTTGTACCCCATGGCTAA
- the mch gene encoding methenyltetrahydromethanopterin cyclohydrolase: MFSINQRAVRVVKEEILPQAEELNCRCHILSNGATVVDMGVDAPGGYSAALLFIKATIGAMGHAVYGRFREDGLDLPSIDVYIDHPQEACLSSQFSGWKLPANDAPSGINPIGSGPARAIARNDIFSQAWSYKDNHHETVFAAQTQRLPDEAVAEDVAAACGVSLENVYILAARTGSLAGCIQVCSRTVEASIWRLERKGFDISKIISGMGTCPIAPPIADECIAMDRVNTALLYGVTVRYVVNCKDEEIEAVIDKVPFNASRRYGERFADIFEEGHRDFYLVDKDIHTVARYEIVNYASGNQFSAGEIRVDMLRESFGLRG; the protein is encoded by the coding sequence ATGTTCAGTATCAATCAACGGGCGGTACGGGTTGTAAAGGAGGAGATCCTTCCCCAAGCCGAAGAGCTCAATTGCCGGTGTCATATCCTTTCCAACGGAGCCACTGTTGTCGACATGGGAGTCGATGCACCTGGGGGGTATTCCGCCGCATTGCTTTTCATCAAGGCGACCATCGGCGCCATGGGGCACGCCGTTTACGGACGCTTTCGGGAAGATGGGCTTGATCTCCCCTCTATTGACGTCTATATCGACCACCCCCAGGAGGCATGCCTCTCATCTCAGTTTTCGGGATGGAAACTTCCTGCTAACGATGCACCTTCGGGTATCAATCCCATCGGATCAGGTCCTGCTAGGGCGATTGCCAGGAATGATATCTTTTCGCAGGCATGGTCCTACAAGGATAATCACCACGAAACGGTATTTGCTGCTCAAACCCAGCGCCTTCCCGACGAGGCAGTAGCAGAGGATGTTGCAGCGGCTTGCGGTGTCTCTCTCGAAAACGTCTATATCCTTGCAGCAAGGACCGGCAGCCTTGCCGGCTGTATACAGGTGTGTTCGAGAACCGTCGAGGCTTCTATTTGGCGGCTTGAACGGAAAGGCTTTGATATTTCCAAGATTATCAGCGGTATGGGGACCTGTCCCATTGCTCCGCCGATAGCCGATGAGTGTATCGCCATGGATAGGGTCAATACGGCCTTACTCTATGGTGTTACGGTACGATACGTGGTGAATTGCAAGGATGAAGAGATTGAAGCGGTAATAGATAAGGTTCCCTTTAACGCATCTCGACGTTATGGAGAGCGTTTTGCCGATATCTTTGAAGAAGGTCATCGTGATTTCTATCTTGTCGATAAGGATATTCACACGGTAGCCAGATATGAAATCGTCAACTATGCGAGCGGAAACCAGTTTTCGGCCGGAGAAATTCGGGTTGATATGCTGCGGGAATCTTTCGGACTTCGGGGATAA
- a CDS encoding energy-coupling factor transporter transmembrane component T family protein: MANPTSYKPGNSLLHKTDPRIKTLVLIFFTVLIFVFKSFISIGLLFAAILILWKVAGLGYQTILSYVKFMMVLFILLMIMQSIFYPGVIVLVEPLIPRWIPLIGGMGSITMEGILFGLLLCLRVLTLLCTLPLLLVTTTIEDLSLAMVKLGLSYKVAFTATTALNQLPILRSDIVSIMNAQKLRGFTVFDTGKLFAKLKAFPTLVVPLVMGAMRRATLMGVAMDSRAFGSDKKRSYIMSIRTKPGDWIFLLSALAFGGLLLVLNYYWV, encoded by the coding sequence ATGGCTAATCCGACCAGTTACAAACCGGGAAACTCACTGTTGCACAAAACGGACCCGAGGATTAAAACGCTCGTTTTGATCTTCTTTACCGTTCTTATTTTTGTCTTCAAGAGTTTCATTTCAATCGGCCTGCTTTTTGCTGCCATTTTGATTCTTTGGAAGGTTGCAGGGCTTGGTTACCAAACGATTCTATCATACGTTAAATTTATGATGGTGCTTTTCATCCTTTTGATGATCATGCAAAGCATCTTCTATCCCGGGGTAATCGTGCTGGTTGAACCGCTGATACCGCGGTGGATTCCTCTTATCGGTGGCATGGGTAGCATCACCATGGAGGGAATCCTTTTCGGCCTCTTGCTCTGTCTGCGGGTGCTGACGCTTTTGTGCACCCTGCCGTTACTCCTTGTAACAACAACCATCGAGGATCTTTCTCTTGCAATGGTGAAGCTTGGTCTATCGTATAAGGTGGCGTTTACGGCAACCACGGCCTTAAATCAGCTTCCGATCCTTCGTTCGGATATTGTTTCGATTATGAATGCACAGAAGTTACGGGGGTTTACGGTGTTTGATACCGGCAAACTCTTTGCCAAGCTAAAAGCCTTTCCGACCTTAGTGGTTCCTCTTGTGATGGGGGCCATGCGCAGGGCAACATTAATGGGCGTTGCTATGGATTCCAGGGCCTTCGGCTCGGATAAAAAGCGTAGCTACATCATGAGCATACGAACAAAGCCGGGGGATTGGATATTCCTTCTATCTGCCTTGGCTTTTGGGGGGCTCCTACTGGTCCTCAATTATTACTGGGTATAG